tcGACATCGATGTGGCTCATCAAGGGGATTTGATGTCCAAGAGAGCTGATTTCACGAAGGAATTCTTCGGGATTCGCAAAATACTGTTCAGGTGTAAatttttccatgattttttcaataatttaacaagaaatttcaatgattttttgactCGATGGTTTCCCGCTTTAAATTTCAGTGCACTGTAAAAAATTGGTGTCTCGCAACCAAAAAAGTCTGCGAGACgccatgcaaaattttaaaattttgtaaatttttggaggaaatttgtttttttttttaatattctttgtaaattttatgattgaaaATGGTGTACAGGTGAATAAATCAACCATTGtaagcttttttattttattaaaatttctaagtttttttgtgatttttttctttttcacccaaaacaaaattaaaatgaataattttaacatttaaaaacaacaaaggacaaaaaaatgaaattggcaacgaaaagtgtgaaaatttatgtttttagtttttttttaatttactaaaaaccCACAAAACCATTAACAATCTTTAATTAAAGCAaagttttggtaaaaattagttaaaatcatCAGAAATAACGTTTATTAAGCAAttcattaagttaaatttttctacaatttttcctgaaatatgtaaaatatagGTGAAAAGACTTCATTATTTGAGATGATTAGTTTTTTGATAGACAACATGAGTcgttgttgaaaatttcaaaattggacaaaaaatttcagttatttttaaaaatttttgtatttccattcaaacaaaacatttgATGGAAAATCGAAAGATGAtgcgtaaaaaatataaaaactcgtgcaaaacatttaaaattcaagtttttttttaccaaagattgaattttataattttgccaaaatttttctattttttactcATCAACTATCCCACAACTTCCTACttacttcatatttttttagcttttttccatgtctcatttaatttttatttattttttgttttatttttctttcatatgttggtcaaaataagaaaaaagttaatattcataaatattttttacaaaaaatctcagaaatttaaacaaattttgcagAAATAATAGCTTATGTTAGTTGCTTAATTGATCTactaatcatttttaatcaaaaacctTACAAAAaaactccgaaaaaaaaattttccttcaaaaatttacaaaattttaaaattttttatggtgtGTCGCAAAATGTCTCGCAAAGTGTCTCGCGTGTGTCTCGCGGATATTTTTGGTTGCGAGACACCAATTTTTTACAGTGTGGCGTATTGATAATAGCCCAGAGCACAATTGGAAATTTGTGACAGACCCAATGCACAGCCGGCacaaattgtcaaattttcgtTGGGAatattgagacgaatgaaatttgtcacttttttgcaTGCTGGGCCTTTATCGTTGCTGAGACTCATCGCATgcacaataaattttcatcaatttccattaaattaagTGTATTTTTGCGAGATTTCGGACGCAAATCCGTGAAAAAGTTGTGAATCGGTGCGCCAAGAAGCACAATCGACTGAAAATTCGCGCCTCGAGACGCTCAAAGTGCTCAAAAAggtcgaagaaaaatttgtgtttgtcATATTATTACATAGTTGGAGTTGGAGAGACGACACGAAAAGTGATGAAATGacaattgttgtaaaaatctGAGCGGCTCTCGAGAACTTTGGTGATAATTTTGTCGTAATTTTAGCGTTGAAGCAAGTGTGCGcgacgaaaaatgtaaaaagtggTCCATTTAGTGCAtgataaaagcaaaatttggagcaaacgtatttttttagaaggcCGTCAAGAGACGCAATACAAAAACAACCACATCGCAAGTACAAGGATACGTAAGTAAATAGTGCAAAAGTGGCGAAATTCGTTGTGTTTACtcgaatttttgtgtgttttgcaGCCGCTTTGCAGGATGGACAAGGAATATCGCGGCGAAAAGTTGAAGAAACGTGCGAAGAAGAGCAAAAAAGCGAAGAAACGTCGTCGCCAAGGCACTCCCGTGGAAGATGAAATCGAGTTTTCCACCGAAGACGAGGGCGCGAGCAACACACAGAATGCCAACAGCGGCGGCGGCAGCGGCAATGCCGATCGAAAGCGTAATAAATCGCCAGCTGCCCCGCTAGTTGAGTACTCTGACGTTTCTAGTGATGATTTTTCAGGGCCAGAAGCGGGCGAAATTGAATCCGAGGGCAATGGGAATGCCGGCGCTGCTGACGAAAGTTTATCCGACATCAGTCCGGATGAGCGTCCGCCAGCGCCCGCCACAAAAACCTTTGACAAAACGCGTTTGGGACCGTCGCTGGAGCCCGAAGCGCGTTCCATGACGCCCGCAAATGCGCCACGACGCAGCAGCAAGGAGCAGCTGTACGACGACAAACCGAAAGCTGCGGGCTTGGAGCTGGAGGAAATTGGCGACGACTCGGAATCGGGCATGAGTGATATGGTGATGCAgcgaaaatcgaagaaaaaagacaagaagcgccacaagaagaagaagaaaaaacagaaaaagaaGAGAACCAAGTCTGTGTCGAGTGTGGAGACAATTTCCGAGGAGGAAGACCCGATTTTGGCGGGAGATGCATTGACGCCGCCGCCCATTGCGGCAAATAAAGCCAGTGGGAGCTATACGCCCGCGAAAGATCCTAGTCTGACACCAATTTCGCCAACAACACCTCCTCTCTCGCCGACCTACAGCAAGAAACGCACGGCGGCAGCGTCTCCGCACACGCCTCCCATGCCTAGCAAGTCGTCGCAGCATCATCGTGTCAGCTCGAGTCCCGATGTCGTGCATGTGGTGCACGATTCGAGCAGCAGTAGGAGTTACTATAAGCATCGTTCGGTGAAAAGTAGAACGCCATcaggttgaaaatttaatttttttgaaaaaaatcgaaattttaatgatttttttttacttttagaacGAAGACCTTACAGTCCCCCTGATAAGAGACGACGAACAGACAGCAGAGGGGATCATTATTCGTACAAACGAGATGATAGGAGTCGTGACACTTATAGATCTAAAGAGAGATATAGACGGTACATtcgatttttaagaaaaattttgaagattctttcattttttcaatttttttagaagtccAAGTCCCCGAAAACGATCGAGATCCCGTAAATACTACAGTAGATCTCGTTCAATTTCGCCCCGCTCTCGATCGACGCGACATCGTAACAGTCGAAGTCCCCGTCGTACGCCAGATCGTCGTTCGCGTCACTATCATTCGTCCCGAAGTCGATCCCGGTCGCCGCAAATCGCCTACAACAAAACCCTCGATATCCAGGAGAAGATCAGCGACACGAGTTTGTTCGCGGAACTCGTAAAAGATCGCCAGAAGCGTGCCAAGGTGTTGAAAGAGATTCTCGAACCAAAAGAGACAAATGCGGAAAATGCCGCAACGCAAGATCCCGCAACGGCGACAGATTCCTCAAGTGCCACAGCTGCCACAAATGGCATGCGTTCCACGAGTCACGACACAACTGACAACGCGCCATCGCACCAAATCCATCAAATTCCGGTGCTGGGCGCCAACAATATGGCAATGTTCAAGCCAGCGCCGCCGCCCTCCGCCATCGGAACCATCATCACCACGCAGCAAAATGTGTCGTCCATGTCTGTGATAGCaatcaacaataataataagctaGGTGCGATGAAGCCGCAACCGCCCTCGAAGCTTCCGATGGGCGGCAAATCACTGACAAAGTTACCTCTGCCGCCGGGCACGAATGTCTCGGAGCTCGTGAACGCCAAAACGCCAAGTCCGCCACGGAGTCCGCGTGCTCGTGCCAGTGTCGGCAACAAGAAGGGTGGCTTGCTGAATTTGCCGATGCCGCCAATGGTGCCTGGAAGCGAGGATGTGAGCGGTGACGAGTTGGGAGATTTGTCGCCGCGTCAAGGTGCCAACGGAAGTCATCTAACGCCCAAAAAGACGTCGCAGCGAGCTTTTAAACGTCCTATAATCCTAAATCGACGGAATTCGAGGAGTGCTGTGGGTCCCGGGCCTGGAGGCTTGGATTGGGGCGAACGCAGTGTCGATGTCTTTGAGGTGCTAACACAGATCGGAGAAGGTACTTATGGGCAGGTGCGtacaaatttccttcaaatttttgaatttttgataaaattttgattttttaggtGTACAAAGCGAAGGATAATCACACAAACGAGTTAGTGGCTTTGAAAAAAGTGCGTTTGGAGAACGAAAAAGAAGGTTTTCCCATTACCGCAGTGCgtgaaatcaaaattttgcgtcaaTTGAATCACAAAAATATCGTCAATTTGCGCGAAATTGTCACCGATAAGCAAGACGCCTTGGAATTCCGCAAAGATAAAGGATCATTTTATCTGGTTTTCGAGTACATGGATCACGATCTCATGGGATTGCTGGAATCGGGCATGGTGGAGTTCACGGAGCATCATAACGCGAGCATTATGCGACAATTACTTGATGGTCTCAACTACTGCCATAAGAAGAATTTCCTGCATCGTGACATcaaatgttcaaatattttaatgaataacaaGTGAGACttggaattttttctaaattcaagatttgagctaaaaaaaatttttttttcaggggtGAAGTAAAATTAGCAGATTTCGGTTTAGCACGTTTATACAATGCGGAGAACCGTGAAAGGCCGTACACGAACAAAGTCATCACGTTGTGGTATCGTCCGCCAGAGTTGCTGCTGGGCGAGGAGCGATACGGGCCCGCGATCGACGTTTGGAGTTGCGGATGCATTTTGGGCGAGTTGTTCCTGAAGAAACCCCTCTTTCAGGCAAACATTGAAATGGCGCAGCTCGAGATGATATCGAAACTTTGTGGTACACCGACGCCCGCCGTCTGGCCAACTGTCATAAAGTTACCGCTCTTTCACACCGTCAAACCGAAAAAGACTTATCGCAGGAGACTGCGCGAAGAATTTATCTTTATGCCGTCGTCCGCACTCGATTTACTCGACAAAATGCTGGAATTGGATCCGGAAAAGCGGATAACGGCGGAAGAGGCGCTGAAATCGACGTGGCTGAAGACTGTGGTGCCCGaacagtaagaaaaaaattttgttttttaattcttgagatttaattttttgacttttttttagacttcCAACGCCTCCCCTACCCACATGGCAAGACTGTCACGAGCTGTGGAGCAAACGGAGACGACGACAAATCCGGGAACAACAGGAATCCCAACAAAACTTACCTCCGGGCAAGCCACAAAATCAAAGTCATGTCCTGAACGAAGCTGCTGTTTAGTCTCCGTGCGTCGTAAGTGCTCAcataccacaaaaaaaaacacacacacacattacaAGAccttttagatattttatgtATGCCCTGAAATGTACATATGAGTATTCCATTTGTTGAAACCATTTACGATATCAAAGAACAGAAAACAACTTTTAGCAACTAAGAAGCATATTATtaactacaacaacaaaaaaatctaaaaaaaacttgtattttaagaaaaataaataaaaattaattctagcTGTATAGATAGATTAGTTTagaaaacaaacacaaaacacacaaaaaaagaacatttaaaaaaaaagagaaataatgaaacaaaaataccTACGAGAATCATTTTTagttagtaataataataataatataatttaatattaaacatgGTCAGTCAATCTTTTTATATTGCTCTTTTTTTCACATGGAATAAacgttttaaaaacttttctcttgTTCCTGCTGACGACATTCGTTCTTGGTTTGATCTTTTGAGGGTCATCTCACTTTGCTACAACTTTAAAGGACtcgtgaataaaaatttattgttttttttattttgtaaaaattcttatatcttgaataaaaattaaattaaaaaaataaaaactagagtttttcttgtaatccacaaattgattgaaattttttttttttttaaattgaaaaaattttaaattaaaattttaaaaaattaattttttaattttttttaaaaaaaaaattttttaaaaattaaaaatccaaaattaatttaattttaacaggcacaaaaaaaataaaaaatttttcaataaaaataaaatttagacggttccaaataaaacttaataacTTAaggaaaaatagtaaaaaaaaaaagttcaaattatgaccaaatgatcgatttttgcGATATTtccaaactttttaaataccttaaaaattaaataattgattttttctgtaaaaaaattttcaaattatgctccaaatgaaaatcaaaaataaagtcgatgccccatttcaaaatcgaaaaaataaatttaaaaaaaaaaaaaattttgaccaaaaatcacCGTTTTTcggtatatttttaaaaaaaaatttcaaaaattttccttttatttaatttttgttttgaatgaaaaattaggaaaatcatattttaataaacttaattttaaaaaattttttataaaattattaaactttttaaaatttttccaacaaaccttattttttatgaatatttttttttaaatgaaattttttaatttaaataaggcaaatccaaataaaatcagtaaaataaaatccgatgccccatttttcaaaaattttaaatttaataaaaattaataaaaaaaaaaataaaatttaaaaattgatttttgcggaaaatagttttcaaaacttttttttatttttcaattttttttgaaattttggactttaaattttttttttttttaaataaagttttaaaaaaattgggaaaaaatcattggatatttttattttaattttttaagttttttttttcagtttcttagtcaacgaaaaaaaggaaaagaattttcagaagataattttaaaaaattctcagttttagtaatattttcaactttttaaacattttggaCAAACCTAATGagtttcatgaatatttttattcaagaaattttaatttcttaacctaaaattaaaacttttaaaggaaaactccataaaaatacaaaaaaaaaaacacatcatttttcgattattttactttactttttattttcttgccaTATTCATTCTTTATACTCAttgtatatatattttatattatattatacttttttttacgaatatatatatttatatttttacttctAGCCTAgcgaattttttccttataaagtacgattttttccGATCtgcttgtaataaaatataatttataccTTAGTCTAgctagacattttttaaaaatgtttatctttagcataattgtttaattttataatcaattaattgttttttttttattaaaaaagagtgGTTTGGCCCTTAATTTCTTGGGAAGATCCATTCGAGCTGCCAcacataattattaaaaagatttcaCTTATTCTTActtagattaaaatatttacttaaacaTTTAACATAACATCTATGATTGTGATGGAAAGATGGGAAATGAGTGGAagaacaaagaaatttaacaatggaatgatttttttttgagctttgaCCATCACATCTAAAGAGACAAGGgggaaaagttacaaaaagtCTGGGGAAAGGGAAACATCTAAAAtatgttgtaaatattttaattatatatttttataggccattcaatattattatccGAGGAATTTTTCTGcgttattttctcaaaaattgtgCGAGACAAGcaatatttgcatttaaaatgccatttttatcatttattgttaggtaattaattcttttaaatattttttttctttttttttctaaagattaAGAAAACCGTTCGTTCGATATTGTACCAGAGAGAGgaattttttggtcaattttgggtatttacaaatttttttgcactaaatATGCATCCAGAAgatgtttttgtttcatttacgTTTAAAACAATTGAATGGAAGGTGATTGTGAGAGGTGAAACGAAGGAAAAATAGTAATTGGGTgagttaagaaatttttttaacggttCAAAATAtagcaaattaaatatttttttgtttgaatgccagtttttgaacattttgaaatatttctgatgatttttcattcaaaaattacaaaattcgataaaaatttgctcaaaaattaaatttttcgtcaaaatttgttacaaacatttgttaaaatttagatttttaagagttttttaaaaaaattttgttaaaaaaaaatcaaaatgttcaaaaagtttcatttttctaaaaaaaaaaattatttgaaacgtCATAAtttgaattgttaaaaaattgtttcaactCACCCGTTAAAGAGTTGCAACTTAACGATCTAACTAACTAAACGGACGGAgaacaaattttcttgtaaacttattattatcaaCTTTATCTCAAGGATTCTTACGTTCTAAGgcaatttttctatattttagtCGGCAGTGAGTGATTTTCACTTACATgtctttttttcagtttctctcaaaaaaaaatttaacgaaaaaatatacGAAGCTCTAACTTAACAACGAATCTCAatgaaaattaactaattttaacgCAAAACGTCACCATTACACACTTACACTTAAATTTAGTATCgcatctcgatttttttttagacatcaACCATTTTTCGATTGTTGTAGTAGCGTTGCTGCTGTTGTTCGATCCTTATGCGGGATGCCGACGGATGCGGATACTGATACATCTTCTGGTCAAACTTATTCTAGAAACGTTCCTTGGACGACTGGAACTCGAGTTCGGTCAAGTTGTGCATCTCCTGGAGCTCCTGGAATTTCTCGTGGTCCCGAATGTGCGCATAATTGGCTGCCAGACACATGAGATAATGCACGAGAGACAAAATGATCAAGAGACAAGCCATAAGTGCCAAAATGAACATCGGGACAGCTGCTTCAACGCCGTCTTTGCAAAAAGCTTTCACTTCGTGCGCTTGACATACTTTCATGTCTTCTTCGCGTTGTCCAGCCGGGAAGAGGAAATCTACGGAAAAACTCATGAAagacttttttcaataaaaaaatttaaaaaaaacttacagaaTTGATTCAACTCAATGCAATTCGAGTGTTTTTCAGCTACATCCGGATTGCTACACATATTCCAGAAAATGACAAAGATAAACACAACAATCGCCATGACGCACAATATCACGATCCAAATCAACTTCAAAATGTACGTAATGCCCATGAACACAGCACAAGAAATCCTTCCGCCGACACGGGAGCCCCATGCCCGATAAACCTTGTGTCGCGTGGCGCCAGTCGCCAAACATCCAACGAACAATATCATGAAACCCAAGGCAGCCATCGAGGCGCCCACAATCACGAAGATGATCTGGATGGCATCAATCCACGCAAGACGCAGCCGGAAGACGGTGTCGAACATGATGATGGTCAGGGAGGTGCCGCGATACATTGTCCCGCAGAAAATGCCGACACCGATGAGACACATCACAGTTGCGATTAGCGTGGCGTACGGTATTCGCGTAACACATGACTGACAACAATttcctgcgaaaaaaaaaaaaaaaaagttagaaattttgtttaattttttatggattttagtgaaaaaagtggtttttgtgtgttatttaCATGGCATGACTTATTCACGGAGCGATAAAAACGAGATGAAAGTGAATTGGCTTGCAAAgtgatttgcataaaaaaatttgcagtagaacaaaacaaataaagtaGTTTAGCATAAACGAGGTACATTTAAGTGGtcggaataaaaaaatcacgtaagcgcatttattttttttttaaagtttaattgaagagaaattaatttccaaaattttcttgaatttttgaatttttaaaaaaaaa
The sequence above is drawn from the Culicoides brevitarsis isolate CSIRO-B50_1 chromosome 1, AGI_CSIRO_Cbre_v1, whole genome shotgun sequence genome and encodes:
- the LOC134827452 gene encoding cyclin-dependent kinase 12, producing MDKEYRGEKLKKRAKKSKKAKKRRRQGTPVEDEIEFSTEDEGASNTQNANSGGGSGNADRKRNKSPAAPLVEYSDVSSDDFSGPEAGEIESEGNGNAGAADESLSDISPDERPPAPATKTFDKTRLGPSLEPEARSMTPANAPRRSSKEQLYDDKPKAAGLELEEIGDDSESGMSDMVMQRKSKKKDKKRHKKKKKKQKKKRTKSVSSVETISEEEDPILAGDALTPPPIAANKASGSYTPAKDPSLTPISPTTPPLSPTYSKKRTAAASPHTPPMPSKSSQHHRVSSSPDVVHVVHDSSSSRSYYKHRSVKSRTPSERRPYSPPDKRRRTDSRGDHYSYKRDDRSRDTYRSKERYRRSPSPRKRSRSRKYYSRSRSISPRSRSTRHRNSRSPRRTPDRRSRHYHSSRSRSRSPQIAYNKTLDIQEKISDTSLFAELVKDRQKRAKVLKEILEPKETNAENAATQDPATATDSSSATAATNGMRSTSHDTTDNAPSHQIHQIPVLGANNMAMFKPAPPPSAIGTIITTQQNVSSMSVIAINNNNKLGAMKPQPPSKLPMGGKSLTKLPLPPGTNVSELVNAKTPSPPRSPRARASVGNKKGGLLNLPMPPMVPGSEDVSGDELGDLSPRQGANGSHLTPKKTSQRAFKRPIILNRRNSRSAVGPGPGGLDWGERSVDVFEVLTQIGEGTYGQVYKAKDNHTNELVALKKVRLENEKEGFPITAVREIKILRQLNHKNIVNLREIVTDKQDALEFRKDKGSFYLVFEYMDHDLMGLLESGMVEFTEHHNASIMRQLLDGLNYCHKKNFLHRDIKCSNILMNNKGEVKLADFGLARLYNAENRERPYTNKVITLWYRPPELLLGEERYGPAIDVWSCGCILGELFLKKPLFQANIEMAQLEMISKLCGTPTPAVWPTVIKLPLFHTVKPKKTYRRRLREEFIFMPSSALDLLDKMLELDPEKRITAEEALKSTWLKTVVPEQLPTPPLPTWQDCHELWSKRRRRQIREQQESQQNLPPGKPQNQSHVLNEAAV
- the LOC134827455 gene encoding neuronal membrane glycoprotein M6-a isoform X1, which produces MHEQQRLRDNFLLETNFDEDGALTTVHTHGNRANATDLSAASDMRNRITYRSNMSVDRYSDTTLHGVRSSGNCCQSCVTRIPYATLIATVMCLIGVGIFCGTMYRGTSLTIIMFDTVFRLRLAWIDAIQIIFVIVGASMAALGFMILFVGCLATGATRHKVYRAWGSRVGGRISCAVFMGITYILKLIWIVILCVMAIVVFIFVIFWNMCSNPDVAEKHSNCIELNQFYFLFPAGQREEDMKVCQAHEVKAFCKDGVEAAVPMFILALMACLLIILSLVHYLMCLAANYAHIRDHEKFQELQEMHNLTELEFQSSKERF
- the LOC134827455 gene encoding neuronal membrane glycoprotein M6-a isoform X2, translating into MGNCCQSCVTRIPYATLIATVMCLIGVGIFCGTMYRGTSLTIIMFDTVFRLRLAWIDAIQIIFVIVGASMAALGFMILFVGCLATGATRHKVYRAWGSRVGGRISCAVFMGITYILKLIWIVILCVMAIVVFIFVIFWNMCSNPDVAEKHSNCIELNQFYFLFPAGQREEDMKVCQAHEVKAFCKDGVEAAVPMFILALMACLLIILSLVHYLMCLAANYAHIRDHEKFQELQEMHNLTELEFQSSKERF